A region from the Vibrio artabrorum genome encodes:
- a CDS encoding substrate-binding domain-containing protein yields the protein MKRKRATLQDIAEKVGVTKMTISRFLRNPNAVSVTTQQKIKRVIAETGYIPNKAPSLLSNSKSYAIGVLVPSLTNQVFAEVINGIEAITEPTGYQIMMAHYGYSAEVEEKHIKSLLSYQIDGLLLSDFEHTEHTLNMIEQAGIPVVEMMDTTQQGIHDAVGIDTIDAAKMATNTLIRKGYRHPIYFGARLDTRTRLKLDGFTQACQEANLQALSLMTEQSSSFTLGAELFCQALKKYPNIDAIFCTNDDLAVGVIFECQRQGIKIPEQMAIMGFHGHDVGRSIVPKLASVRTPREEIGRRSADILLKRIIDDTIGHSIVQLDVSIDVGESI from the coding sequence TTGAAAAGAAAACGCGCAACACTTCAAGATATCGCAGAAAAAGTCGGCGTCACGAAAATGACAATCAGTCGTTTTTTGAGAAACCCTAATGCTGTTTCTGTCACTACTCAACAAAAAATAAAGCGTGTTATTGCTGAAACTGGCTACATTCCTAATAAAGCCCCTTCATTATTATCCAATTCAAAAAGTTATGCTATTGGTGTGCTAGTGCCTTCTTTGACCAATCAAGTGTTTGCTGAGGTCATTAATGGTATTGAAGCGATTACCGAGCCGACTGGTTATCAAATCATGATGGCGCACTATGGTTACAGTGCTGAAGTAGAAGAAAAGCATATTAAATCCTTATTATCTTATCAAATCGATGGCTTGTTGTTATCGGACTTTGAGCATACCGAGCATACGCTTAATATGATCGAGCAAGCTGGAATACCTGTGGTTGAAATGATGGACACGACGCAGCAGGGGATTCATGACGCCGTTGGGATAGATACGATTGATGCGGCAAAAATGGCAACCAATACGTTAATAAGAAAAGGTTATCGTCATCCCATTTATTTTGGTGCCCGTTTAGATACACGTACGCGTTTAAAGTTAGATGGCTTTACGCAAGCCTGCCAAGAGGCAAATTTACAAGCACTAAGTTTAATGACGGAGCAATCCTCCTCTTTTACGCTCGGTGCGGAGCTCTTCTGTCAAGCACTTAAAAAATACCCGAATATTGATGCTATTTTCTGTACCAATGATGACTTAGCGGTAGGGGTTATTTTTGAATGTCAACGTCAAGGGATTAAAATTCCAGAGCAAATGGCCATTATGGGTTTTCATGGTCATGATGTGGGGCGTTCTATTGTACCTAAGCTTGCCAGTGTGCGAACGCCTCGTGAAGAGATTGGTCGCCGCTCTGCTGATATTTTATTGAAGCGCATCATAGATGACACCATAGGGCACTCGATTGTACAATTAGACGTATCTATTGATGTGGGTGAAAGCATTTAA
- a CDS encoding bifunctional 4-hydroxy-2-oxoglutarate aldolase/2-dehydro-3-deoxy-phosphogluconate aldolase — MTWTISPQRVFSASPVVPVMVINDLDDAIPMGQALLDGGISVFEVTLRTECALDAIRILADTFPQAIVGAGTVLNTAQYDAAVTAGAQFIISPGFSITLLKYAQQKEVALIPGVATPSEMMTALEFGYTHLKFFPAEANGGAKALAAMSAPLPQVTICPTGGISVHNLEQYINLPTVATVGGSWMLPKSALDNKDWVAVAQLSKEACILVAELKK; from the coding sequence ATGACTTGGACTATTTCTCCACAACGTGTATTTAGCGCATCGCCTGTTGTTCCTGTAATGGTAATTAACGATCTTGATGATGCGATCCCAATGGGGCAAGCGTTGTTAGATGGCGGTATCTCGGTATTTGAAGTGACTTTGCGAACGGAGTGTGCATTAGATGCGATTCGTATTCTTGCCGATACCTTTCCACAAGCGATTGTTGGTGCTGGTACGGTACTAAATACAGCGCAATACGACGCTGCAGTAACTGCCGGTGCTCAATTTATTATCTCTCCAGGATTTAGCATCACACTGCTTAAGTATGCACAGCAAAAAGAAGTGGCTTTGATCCCTGGTGTTGCCACACCATCAGAAATGATGACAGCGCTTGAGTTTGGTTATACGCACCTTAAATTCTTCCCCGCAGAAGCCAATGGAGGTGCAAAAGCGTTAGCAGCGATGTCTGCGCCATTACCACAAGTGACTATTTGCCCAACCGGTGGTATTAGTGTGCACAACCTTGAGCAATACATCAACTTACCAACAGTTGCGACGGTTGGTGGATCATGGATGTTGCCAAAATCGGCGCTTGATAATAAAGATTGGGTTGCGGTTGCACAATTATCAAAAGAAGCGTGCATTTTAGTGGCTGAGCTTAAAAAGTAA